From Procambarus clarkii isolate CNS0578487 chromosome 73, FALCON_Pclarkii_2.0, whole genome shotgun sequence, one genomic window encodes:
- the LOC138356569 gene encoding uncharacterized protein, with the protein MIGMVKRSLWKTLNRQKIDLQELQIVAIEIEARVNNRPLTFLSDDVLQREPLSPAHLMYGRPLRTLVFLMIKEPEDPSYVRESDWVQRFKHLSGVISRWNDVWTREYLTALREYHYGASNPYNIIHLNPGDIVLVDSDEPHSEWPIGQIVSVHPDSQGILRIVKVKCRGNTNLKTLEILVPLELAGKTTFNTSGTRNRSMRHPSPKGLQHNNANSN; encoded by the coding sequence atgatTGGTATGGTGAAACGTTCTCTATGGAAAACCCTAaaccgccaaaagattgacctacagGAGCTCCAAATCGTAGCCATAgagatagaagcacgagttaataaccgaccacttaccttcctctctgatgatgttttgcagcgtgaaccattaagtccagctcatctgatgtatgggagacctctcagaACCCTAGTGTTCCTTATGATcaaggaaccagaggatccttcatatgttcGAGAGAGTGATTGGGTTCAGCGTTTCAAACATCTATCgggggtgataagtcggtggaatgacgtatggactcgagaataccttactgctctgagggagtatcattacggggcaagCAACCCCTACAACATAATtcacttgaaccctggtgacatagttctggtggacagCGATGAGCCacactcagagtggcctataggccaaatagtctctgttcatccagacagccagggcatcttgagaatagtgaaagtaaaatgccgaggcaacactaatctcaaaacattagagatattagttcctttagaactggCAGGAAAAACGACGTTCAATACTTCCGGCACCCGAAACCGCAGTATGAGACATCCATCCCCCAAAGGATTGCAGCACAACAATgcaaactcaaattaa